GTCACTATTGAAGTTAAAATTACAGCAGGAACTCCCATGAAGCAGGTCATTCTTCAAGAAGTTGTACATTACAAAGCAACTTGGGTCATACTGGATAGGTAGTGATTCCTTCTTAgtatttcaagaaaaaaaaaaaactgggtTAGCATTTGCTTTTAGGTTCATTTTTCTGTGACTGGTTTGAACTAGAGATTCACTTTCCTAGGGACAACTCTACAATTACTAAGGTAGAACTCATTAGTTAATTGGttagaattttaaatttcactGGTGCTTGGTGGTGACTTTTGTGTTCCAACTATTTGACCATGAGTTTTGACACCTCAAAGTGTACCATTCCGTTTTATGATGAGTCTTGTTTATGGCAGCATCAGAATAGTTTTCAAGGAATCACCAAAAGTCAAGTTTCATGAAATTTCTGTATATGTTGTTTATATatattcctttctttttttttcacctATTTTAATTACTAACGATCAAAGTTACTTGTTTATAACTAATGCTTCTCTGtggatatatattatttttatgacaGCATCAGAATTATTCTTCCAGGAGTTACGAAAAGTCAAGTTTCATGGAATTTCTATAAAGCTGTTTATacaatttatgttattttttctCCTATTTACTAAACATCCAAGTTAATTCTTCCTAGATAATTCTCCCACTGTGGATATATGTCATTATTGAGTGttcttcttcatcttatttatttatttattattttttaaatttctcggCTAACTAGTAATGTATTTATCTGAACAGGCACCTTAGAAGGGATTTGAAGTTTTATCTTAAACAGATACCTTGTAAGGTTGCATTAATCCAGGATAACTTATCTGTGCAACTTAAGAGATCTCACTCCGCTAACGAAACAGATCCTGTAGAACATAAGTCTTTCTATTCCATGTCTAAACCTGTGCTGCTGTTGAATTGTCAAGGTGGTGAAACTGATGGGCAGTCTGTTATCTCCTGCAGAAGCTACTCGTTGTCTACTAACTCCCTTGAAAGTTATGATATGCAAAGGGCCAATTTGTTACCTTCATATTCACATGGATTACGTGAACAACATAAATCAGGTAATCAATCTCAGTATATCTTCTTGGTATGCATAATGATTCGCTAATATCCTGAACTGTATCCATGTGTATGGTTGCGTGATAAGGCTCcaccattttaaatatatgaattGGATCCAAGCCTCCTTCCTAATTTCTTAACTTCAACAATATGTTTTTATCCCACAATGCTTCAGAAAGAGCCAGAGTCTTTCCTTCCTCTGAAAAGAGCTTTTCTGAGTTATTTTCTTGTTCAATAAAATCTCTGAGGACTTCACTCGCTTCAAAATTGAAACCCAACCACCAAGGGTCAAAGtaaaattcttttcttttgcttGAAATAACTTGCATGAAATTCTGGTAATAAATCATCAATTTTTAAGCCGATAAAACAGTTGGCTTCTGTGTTGCCATTTCTGCTGCATACTCTCATAACATTTGACAAGGGTTTTACAACTGCCAGCAGGGCACAAAAAAACATCTAGAGGTTTTTCGCTGTTTCTTTCATAAGTTTGCATATGCAAACAATGAGCATACCCAAACCATGTAGTAGGTTTATATGACATGATTGTTTCCAACaccatttatatataaaatcttcattcacaagctcatcctcagaaagaaaaatagtttgtttcttatttttattttcttagatGGCTTTCCACAATGTATGCTTGTTCCAAAATGTGGACTTTTTGGTCAGCACAGTTTTGGGATTAGGTGAAAATAGAAGACAACTATAAACAGATTGACTAGATTATGGCCAGCAGAAAATAGATGGTTACAAGTGTCCAATATGAAAATATTAGCTTTATCATGTTGATTAATGAAGGCAATTTACGTTTAGGATTCCGAGAAAGTTTATAACCATACTTCTATTGCAGAAATATGTGCTTAATGTATTGATTAACATGATCATAGCTCTCATTTCTGAACAGCAGCGAGGAATAGCCATTTATTGGATATATTTTCATGATTGCTATGATGATAGATTACATTCATTTCCTCATTGCTTGCTTTCAACGGTAATATAACTTCAGTCAGCCAGCATACTTCTTTGTTAGTTagtttctcaaaaaaaaaaacaaacgatGCTGATACCTTTTATTGTGGATTCATTTCCTTAAATCTGAAAAGACAAAATATTGTCTTTTCCAGGTACATACAACAAATCAGAAATTAACCATCTGGCTCTCAATAAAACTTTCTCTCGTCGTCACACAATGGAAGCTCCTATTCTTTGTGCTGCATGTGGGGCAAGCACTGAACTGTATATCAAGGATGCAATGAGATTCACTTTTTCCGAGATTCAGCTTGCAACAGAGGATTTTTCAAAGGAGAACTTATTAGGTGAAGGTGGCTATGGACATGTATATAAGGGTGAGCTTAAAGATGGGCAGCTAATTGCAGCAAAGGTACGCAAAGAAGCAAGCACACAAGGCTTTGCAGAATTTCAGTCTGAGGTATATGTCTTAAACTTAGCCCGCCATAAGAACATAGTCATGCTATTGGGTTTTTGCTGTAAGGAGAACCTTAACATCCTGGTTTATGAGTATATCTGCAACAAGTCTCTGGATTGGCATTTATTTGGTAAGAAACTTCCAATTTGGTTCAAATCTTGCTAATTGTTTGGTTGACTCATCTTCTTTTCCTCTGCTGAAATTTTTAACCTCACAGATAAGGCGGCAGATATTATTGACTGGCACCAAAGGTATTCTATTGCCACTGGGACTGCAAAAGGGTTGCGATTTCTGCATGAAGAATGCCGTGGTGGTCCTATCATTCATCGAGACGTGCGACCTGGCAATATATTGCTTACACATGATTTTGTTCCAATGGTAAATTTCTGGGCCATAATATCCTATGCATACACTGTGTTCGTTGCCATATCTTTGTCCCCATGCATTTCTTCATGTATTTTAGCTTTGAGCATATGCTTATGCAATCTGTTATTTTGTAAAATCTGTGCATATGCTAACTGTGATAAAGGCAGTAATTTTATCTTTCTTTCTCATTTGTACTGTTACTCTTCCATCTTGGCTGTCATCTGAATGTAGCTTTTCCGACCATCTTCAAGTGGACTGGGATTGAGCGTCCAACTTAATTTCGTTAGTTATATCCCCTAGTCAATTATAGTTTGTCTCAAAATTCTGAGCTACAAAAACTTGAACCTTTACCCCTGAAGTTCATATACAGCCATTTGCGAGTAGATCTATAAAAAGCTTGCCCAGAAATAACTAAGCCAGATAAGGTAAACCATGCctgtttttatatattaattctgATGGGAAATCAATATTCTGtcttaaattttgatattaaaaagAGAGATTAGGGACCTGATAATGTGTTGCCAGGAGGAGCAGCAGGGGTCTAGCtgaactttttaatattttaatccatTCTTGATTAAGCCTTATTGGATTTATAATAGAATTTAGAGATTGGGTTAGAGAGTTGAtttaaaggatcattcaagctATTGGAATGATTTTTCTCTCCACAGCTGGGGGATTTTGGCCTTGCCAGATGGAAGACCACTGATGAGGTGCAAACAAGGGTACTTGGCACACTGGGGTATGCCTCCTATTCTGATGTTGAAACACATTTTCTATGCCTAGTATGTCTGGTTAAACAATCTCAAAATGGCATTTTCCAATTAGGTATCTTGCTCCAGAGTATGCAGAAAATGGTATTGTTTCCGTGAGAACAGATGTCTATGCATTCGGCATTATTCTCTTGCAACTAATCTCAGGACAAAAAGTAGTTGATCCAAAAAGAGAGAAAGGACAACAATCACTTCGACAGTGGGTACGTCAGTGTTTAGTTTTAGTATCTTTTTGTTTGAAAGCAAGTTATGCTTATACGTTTAAGATGGATATTAGGCAGAACCACTGATTGAGAGGCTTGCTCTGCATGAACTCATTGATCAACGTATAAGCGATTCATATGACACATATGAATTGTACCTCATGGCTAAAGCAGCATTACTATGCATACAAAGAAACCCTGAAATGCGACCATCAATGGGAGAGGTAGAtgaatttttatagttttaggTAGATTATAGACCAGAAAGTTTGATATCTTCCAGATTCCAATTAATCTTATCTGGTTCATTTCTGTTTATGTTTCTCCACTATTCAGTAGCAACTAAATTCTGGTTCTTGATTGTTACAGATTGTGCGTCTTCTTGAAGGAGAAAACAACCACATTCATTATTTGGGTGAACAAGTGTTATCTCATTATCATGCAAGGAAATGAAGAGGTTGAAGATGCACGTTTTTGTTTTATAGATTTATTTCTACTTTGTTTTTGGTTTTTCTCTTACAGCTTCCTCAAATTCCTAGTGAGGGTTCTTTGGAGGAGGCACTCTGCTTGAAGCCTCACTTAAGATATATGTTCATTCTCTAATTGAAATAAAAGCTCATGTATTATTTccatttcttttaaaatgaatatcaTTTCACTTAGGAGGGGAAGCCAATCAATAGTGGCAGTAGTTACAATGAAGAAGACAGAGATGATATagcaaatctttcaagaggAACTGTGAGCTAGGTTCAGCTCTACTAAATATGAAGATTTTGATGAAGCCTTGTCCAAAATAAGCAACCTGGCTTATTACATAACTACCAACATGAGTTTGAAAGATTGTGCAATCGAATTCAAGAATAGTCACAGAAAGCATTGCTGAGAACTTTTATAGCATGACCAAAGATAGCTTATGAGATACAAATATTTTGACCCAGGCTTGTGCATGAAGCCATGAATTCTATGCAGGCGGAATGTGACTTGAGATGTGGCTAAAGCTTGCCGATTTATTTTATAGTTTGTTTACTTTCTATGTAGTTTGTTTTATGTATTAAATGATCCATTCAGTTATGAAACAAAGGCAAGCTTATACTCCAACCAAAAACGAATACAATTTAAACTCAAACTCTCTTCAGTTTTCATTGATACCCACACACATCCTCCCAAGGAAATCAGGAGGAGGGAAATCTATACAGGCATTGGTATTAATTTAGAACCTCTAGTCCACcaattttttcccttttttggcCAATGCAAAGGAGATGAGGGATTGGGTGTCGTGCGGGCTAAGCTCGTGAATGCACAGAGGCTTGTGATGGTATTACTTGTTTGTGTAGGCAAGGCATAAATTTGGTTGCAAGCTAAATGAAGTATGAGGTTTGGTTCTACCTGGTGTTATGCCTTTGATTCTGGACATTGTCCATTGGAGTTGTGACTTAGTCAAGAATATATGGTTTAGCTTGGAATGAATTTATGTGCTAAAAGAAAATAGAccaaataagaagaaaaaggatAGCTTGTGATAATAACCAGTTCTTCCTTAATTAGGTAGTTGGAAAACATGTGATCCAACCGGAAATGATAGATAATTGAAGGCATCTCTGTTCTGGAGTATGATGAAAGtaaacaaatttttttatttttaataaggaatttatataatttttatttattacaatgaaattgttttaaattaattttttacaaaattcttaattttatatcGAAAATGAGTGATAATTAAAGGAAATTCCAATTTTCTATTTTTGAGTTATATTGACACTTATTCATCAATTGTGTCATTGAGCcacatattttatctttttaaaataataaaaaaattaaaaagtttattaatttctttttactatttatttatttattttttcacatgCTATAAAGGTCAATGTGCAGTAGGGAAATATGAAACACGCATTGAAGGTCAAGGTCTAAAAGAAATTCAAACATGGAACTTTAAGGAGTGAATTTTAACTCGATAGTATTATAGTAATATTTAagattgtaaaaaaaataaaatatgcttttaatatttaaaattaaacattaaaGAGCTAAATTTGTTAAAAACAATGGATATTCAACTCTGAATCAGCCCTTTAAATTCGTTATTGATTATTGTTGGCTCAATTATTGAGTTTGGTATTGCtaagaagagagaagaaagaaGGAGTGAAAAAGACAACCACATTCCATAATCTACTTTATATATGTTTCTGTAGGGAAATGGAAGAGTGAGTATTCCAATTTGAGTCTAATTTGTTTGATtggaataatttaattaaaaaattttaaatttttataaaattttaaatttttataaaatattaaaattttatttatttggttATTATTTTTACTCAGTTTAAATCAAATAAGATGTTATATTTAAGGAATGAATTAAAGAAGGCTAATTTATTATATGTTAACTGCAAAACAGcaataaaaagtttaattaattgattaaaagaTTAGATGATAAAGAGAATGTACCTAGACAAGTAGCACTGCCCAATTCACTGAGCAATGTTTTTTGAGATGATAAAAGCGTTCATCCCTCAATCAAAGCTTTGTTTCCCCTTAAGCTTTAGTGGATGAAGATATTGCCACAATTCATGAtaatattgaatatttttaattatacaatataatttttttttttaaatccatCAAATTACTAATCCCACATTCATCTACACACATGAcattacatttaaaattattattaaaaatatttttaaatataatatttaaataatttaaatgtaaatacGACAAAAATTGATAATGTTTAGAGGAATATTTTATCTAATAATGATGTGACACAGCAAGTTGCGTCTTAAAATCACTTCAAAATCAATCAATCATtggttcaaaattaaataattttctctccAAAATATTTACAAGCAATAAAAGATGTGAGAAAGTGTGGATGAGGATGGTCAAACTTTGTTCCCCTTTAGTGGAAGAAGATAAAACTCACAAAGAtgggataaaataatttaattaaaatatattttatcatatttttcctTTGTTAGATTTTTATAGAATTCAATTCtataattatttgttaattaaattatttcatctttaaaaattaaaaattttttaaacataatatggtaaaattaaaaattaaaaaagaaaagaaaataataggagacaaataaaacaataatgattagaaaggagaagaaaaatattatttttatatataaagaagagaggaaaatattaaaataaaatctattttttaGATGATAAAATCAGAACTTTAtccttaaattttcaaaaacaagttataaaatataaaagtatatCTGTATtcacaaatttattttattctttttttatttagagaaaaaataagagtagaatataaatattattatattttgaaaaacatttttcaataaatagcttattttttattatttaattttaaaagtaaatatattaacaaatttatatatataattatttatagattatcaaaacataaaaaataattttttttaaataatttaaaattcttttattaaaaaaatatttctatttattAAGTATCTAAATGTAAAAGTGTAAACGAACCGAATTTTGAACAGCTCAACTTTAgttcattaaaattttcattaaaatttttttgaatttgagCTGAATTCAAATTTTACTCATTTCGAACTCGAGTCGAACATTAAAAAACTCAAACTTGATTCGTTTAGCAAATGAGTTTAAAcgagtcgagtttttatcgagtttaatttcaaatagttcacgagtagtttaatttatttacatgtataatgagttttaatttaaaattaataaatttaaaattaaaataattttaattaaataaatatatttataaattaattcataaatttataaaaatgagtttttaaatcttaataatttaaatatatacaagTTTAAGAATGTAATTAAATTGTATAGAGTttatattagaaattttaagtttggtttataaaatgattttatttctcttataataataattttaacttaCTTAACGAGATAGTTCATGATTTTATTCGCGAGTCTTCTCATAAACTCAGAAATGAGCTGAACTCATAAATCTTAACGAGATGAATATTATGTCGTTCAAACTTGACTCGTTTACCAAACGAGTCTAAAAATTAAACTGGATCTTGATtcgtttagaaatcgaatcgagttcgatcgaatttttatcgaattgaattttgaataaatCACGAACGATTTAATTCATCTGCATTtcaatttaaatgataaaaagtatttaggaaaataatttttttatgaaaggaCGGTGCAATGTTATTTACTTTCCTTTTAACCGAACgtgaaataatgaaaaataaactcatttctctctttaattttttttcttttatttattttccatcaaatgtaaattataataatatatattttttatattatttaaattaagaattaaaatgcaTGAAATTGATTGGGATAAATTTAGTTTTCTTAATAATGATTGCGACGCAACATATAAATGGATGAATCCATCAATCAGCCATTTATTATTGGATGCCAATAACCACAAACgcataattaattattcaaatttaaaattatcattccgataaacttaattatttttcattgatattttttataatactattaattactatatatttttattaaataatcatttacataaaatatattaaattaataaacatttgatattttgaaatatataaatattaaacttttttaCAAATCAATATAATaagattatattaattaatgataatttcattgaattatttaattttaattatgaaaattagtaACAGTATTTCCATTAAACTAGGTTATATGTTTATACTTTTTAAAAGAGTTAATCtcacacaaaaaaaaattatattttttattttattataattatatcatatattttttatttaaaatctaacttttaaaaatattataccaCCGTCAGTAGAggtgtaaatgaaccaaacTGTTCGTAAGCTATTCGAGATTCaattcgataaaaactcgaccgaactcgactcgatttctaaacgagccaagctcgagtttaatttttaggctcgtttggtAAACGAGTCAAGTTTGAGCTCCATAATATTCGGCACGTTAAGACTCGTGAGCTCGGCTCGTTTCTGAGTTAATGAGCAGGCTCACGAATAGGCTCGTGAACAGTCTCGTTAAACAAACTAAAATTACtattataagagaaataaactcaaaccctACATAtactttaatgagccaaatctaaattttttaaaattcagctctatatagtttagttagactcttaaacttgcatatatttggatcattaagattttaaaactcatctttataagtttacatgctaatttgtagatatacttatttaaccaaaattattttagttttaaacttattagttttaaactaaaactcattatacatgtaaataaattaaattactcgtgaactattcgagactcaactcgataaaagctcgactcagctcgataaaaactcgactcgtctaagctcgtttgctaaacgagccaaacttgagcttcttaatactcggctcgagtttgatatgagtaaagctcgaattcggctcgaactcgaaaaaattttaacgaaccaagtttgagctcttcaaagctcggctcggctcggttcgtttacactcctaataaaattaataataatttaaaattttaaaataaaataattaattgttataaaagaataaaatttaattaaaaaaatataaattaaaagtacAACCAAactaaaagtatatatatatatatattttaatatcgtattaataaaatcttaattttttgGGTAGAAGATGGGAGAGGTTAgataaattacaatatatatatttttttttttgaaataggggttaggggagtcgaaccttagatcTCTCAGGTCCatcaggatgcactttccaccaggttaAGCCTCGGAGTGCGAATTACAATATTTTTAGCTATTTAACCTAATTACACTAGataattaaattctaatttaatttatatattttaaaatttattctaaatattaatatattttagaaaagaaatgatCGATTAACATTATATCGtgagaattaaaaataattttaaaaaataaatttaaaaaattgaaaaaattatttattatatttttaaattaattcatgtcaaatattattttaaattattttataatattatataattaatatatttaataaaatatttttttacgataattttgaaaataatactaaataataaaccTATAGAACAtatcaaaaaaaataatcaacagtaattttagtcaaaataaaattcacacaaattgttattttaataataataataataataataataataataataataataatataaacaatcattttt
This is a stretch of genomic DNA from Manihot esculenta cultivar AM560-2 chromosome 2, M.esculenta_v8, whole genome shotgun sequence. It encodes these proteins:
- the LOC110609692 gene encoding inactive protein kinase SELMODRAFT_444075 isoform X4, translated to MESHLSPSLVVIAYDATKDRGVHELKRTIDEVRMRGDILHGGDRLIVLGVLHKVPNPMGYMKVCPDSFGGASARVVEEEVTKRIDVYVNMLLQSAEVCEDERVTIEVKITAGTPMKQVILQEVVHYKATWVILDRHLRRDLKFYLKQIPCKVALIQDNLSVQLKRSHSANETDPVEHKSFYSMSKPVLLLNCQGGETDGQSVISCRSYSLSTNSLESYDMQRANLLPSYSHGLREQHKSDKILSFPGTYNKSEINHLALNKTFSRRHTMEAPILCAACGASTELYIKDAMRFTFSEIQLATEDFSKENLLGEGGYGHVYKGELKDGQLIAAKVRKEASTQGFAEFQSEVYVLNLARHKNIVMLLGFCCKENLNILVYEYICNKSLDWHLFDKAADIIDWHQRYSIATGTAKGLRFLHEECRGGPIIHRDVRPGNILLTHDFVPMLGDFGLARWKTTDEVQTRVLGTLGYLAPEYAENGIVSVRTDVYAFGIILLQLISGQKVVDPKREKGQQSLRQWAEPLIERLALHELIDQRISDSYDTYELYLMAKAALLCIQRNPEMRPSMGEIVRLLEGENNHIHYLASSNS
- the LOC110609692 gene encoding serine/threonine-protein kinase PBL27 isoform X5, translating into MESHLSPSLVVIAYDATKDRGVHELKRTIDEVRMRGDILHGGDRLIVLGVLHKVPNPMGYMKVCPDSFGGASARVVEEEVTKRIDVYVNMLLQSAEVCEDERVTIEVKITAGTPMKQVILQEVVHYKATWVILDRHLRRDLKFYLKQIPCKVALIQDNLSVQLKRSHSANETDPVEHKSFYSMSKPVLLLNCQGGETDGQSVISCRSYSLSTNSLESYDMQRANLLPSYSHGLREQHKSDKILSFPGTYNKSEINHLALNKTFSRRHTMEAPILCAACGASTELYIKDAMRFTFSEIQLATEDFSKENLLGEGGYGHVYKGELKDGQLIAAKVRKEASTQGFAEFQSEVYVLNLARHKNIVMLLGFCCKENLNILVYEYICNKSLDWHLFDKAADIIDWHQRYSIATGTAKGLRFLHEECRGGPIIHRDVRPGNILLTHDFVPMLGDFGLARWKTTDEVQTRVLGTLGYLAPEYAENGIVSVRTDVYAFGIILLQLISGQKVVDPKREKGQQSLRQWNH
- the LOC110609692 gene encoding inactive protein kinase SELMODRAFT_444075 isoform X3; the protein is MESHLSPSLVVIAYDATKDRGVHELKRTIDEVRMRGDILHGGDRLIVLGVLHKVPNPMGYMKVCPDSFGGASARVVEEEVTKRIDVYVNMLLQSAEVCEDERVTIEVKITAGTPMKQVILQEVVHYKATWVILDRHLRRDLKFYLKQIPCKVALIQDNLSVQLKRSHSANETDPVEHKSFYSMSKPVLLLNCQGGETDGQSVISCRSYSLSTNSLESYDMQRANLLPSYSHGLREQHKSGTYNKSEINHLALNKTFSRRHTMEAPILCAACGASTELYIKDAMRFTFSEIQLATEDFSKENLLGEGGYGHVYKGELKDGQLIAAKVRKEASTQGFAEFQSEVYVLNLARHKNIVMLLGFCCKENLNILVYEYICNKSLDWHLFDKAADIIDWHQRYSIATGTAKGLRFLHEECRGGPIIHRDVRPGNILLTHDFVPMLGDFGLARWKTTDEVQTRVLGTLGYLAPEYAENGIVSVRTDVYAFGIILLQLISGQKVVDPKREKGQQSLRQWAEPLIERLALHELIDQRISDSYDTYELYLMAKAALLCIQRNPEMRPSMGEIVRLLEGENNHIHYLGEQVLSHYHARK
- the LOC110609692 gene encoding inactive protein kinase SELMODRAFT_444075 isoform X1 produces the protein MESHLSPSLVVIAYDATKDRGVHELKRTIDEVRMRGDILHGGDRLIVLGVLHKVPNPMGYMKVCPDSFGGASARVVEEEVTKRIDVYVNMLLQSAEVCEDERVTIEVKITAGTPMKQVILQEVVHYKATWVILDRHLRRDLKFYLKQIPCKVALIQDNLSVQLKRSHSANETDPVEHKSFYSMSKPVLLLNCQGGETDGQSVISCRSYSLSTNSLESYDMQRANLLPSYSHGLREQHKSDKILSFPGTYNKSEINHLALNKTFSRRHTMEAPILCAACGASTELYIKDAMRFTFSEIQLATEDFSKENLLGEGGYGHVYKGELKDGQLIAAKVRKEASTQGFAEFQSEVYVLNLARHKNIVMLLGFCCKENLNILVYEYICNKSLDWHLFDKAADIIDWHQRYSIATGTAKGLRFLHEECRGGPIIHRDVRPGNILLTHDFVPMLGDFGLARWKTTDEVQTRVLGTLGYLAPEYAENGIVSVRTDVYAFGIILLQLISGQKVVDPKREKGQQSLRQWAEPLIERLALHELIDQRISDSYDTYELYLMAKAALLCIQRNPEMRPSMGEIVRLLEGENNHIHYLGEQVLSHYHARK
- the LOC110609692 gene encoding inactive protein kinase SELMODRAFT_444075 isoform X2, producing MESHLSPSLVVIAYDATKDRGVHELKRTIDEVRMRGDILHGGDRLIVLGVLHKVPNPMGYMKVCPDSFGGASARVVEEEVTKRIDVYVNMLLQSAEVCEDERVTIEVKITAGTPMKQVILQEVVHYKATWVILDRHLRRDLKFYLKQIPCKVALIQDNLSVQLKRSHSANETDPVEHKSFYSMSKPVLLLNCQGGETDGQSVISCRSYSLSTNSLESYDMQRANLLPSYSHGLREQHKSDKILSFPGTYNKSEINHLALNKTFSRRHTMEAPILCAACGASTELYIKDAMRFTFSEIQLATEDFSKENLLGEGGYGHVYKGELKDGQLIAAKVRKEASTQGFAEFQSEVYVLNLARHKNIVMLLGFCCKENLNILVYEYICNKSLDWHLFDKAADIIDWHQRYSIATGTAKGLRFLHEECRGGPIIHRDVRPGNILLTHDFVPMLGDFGLARWKTTDEVQTRVLGTLGYLAPEYAENGIVSVRTDVYAFGIILLQLISGQKVVDPKREKGQQSLRQWAEPLIERLALHELIDQRISDSYDTYELYLMAKAALLCIQRNPEMRPSMGEIVRLLEGENNHIHYLGGEANQ